A part of Streptomyces sp. NBC_01451 genomic DNA contains:
- a CDS encoding caspase family protein, which produces MAGSVIHLEEAADPPRTHALVVGVGRYPHLAGGESPVADSDGMRQLSSPPVSARAFATWLLAEYNDPERPLGSVALLLSEEHPAPFTDPRTGTDHDVDEATIDNLVAAVADWYDRGDTHVDNRLLFYFCGHGISQGEDMALLAADIFADHHNPLNGALDFAGLMNGLKRCKAGQQVFFVDACRSNSDVLIESSGTRFAGRTPLGAGARPLDLPRRFHIPYYATLAGDRSHARPGQVSLFTEALLKSLAGAASDDPEGDWQVNTSQLLTAIDHFMHQPRFAGAVAGVQVPSVGELPVFVLHQLPGTPVVPVYVGCDPAEDNAGAEFVCREDGQDGRERLRRPADDIDAEDPQGEWAIELGFGNYVFEAHLGDQEVRTKPVTVRPVFRRVQLGKPS; this is translated from the coding sequence ATGGCCGGTTCAGTGATCCATCTCGAAGAGGCGGCCGATCCGCCGCGCACCCATGCGCTGGTCGTCGGAGTCGGCAGGTATCCCCACCTCGCCGGCGGTGAGTCACCGGTCGCCGACTCCGACGGGATGCGCCAGCTGAGCTCACCCCCGGTCTCGGCCCGCGCCTTCGCCACCTGGCTGCTCGCCGAGTACAACGACCCCGAACGCCCCCTCGGCAGCGTGGCCCTGCTGCTCAGCGAGGAGCACCCGGCGCCGTTCACCGACCCCCGTACCGGGACCGACCACGACGTCGACGAGGCGACCATCGACAACCTCGTCGCCGCGGTCGCCGACTGGTACGACCGGGGTGACACCCACGTCGACAACCGGCTCCTCTTCTACTTCTGCGGACACGGCATCTCCCAGGGCGAGGACATGGCGCTGCTCGCCGCCGACATCTTCGCCGACCACCACAACCCCCTCAACGGAGCACTGGACTTCGCCGGACTGATGAACGGCCTCAAGCGCTGCAAGGCCGGCCAGCAGGTGTTCTTCGTCGACGCCTGCCGCTCCAACTCCGATGTCCTGATCGAGAGTTCGGGCACCCGGTTCGCCGGCCGCACCCCGCTCGGCGCCGGCGCGCGCCCGCTGGACCTGCCCCGGCGCTTCCACATCCCCTACTACGCCACCCTCGCGGGCGACCGCTCGCACGCCCGGCCCGGACAGGTCAGCCTGTTCACCGAGGCCCTGCTGAAGAGCCTCGCCGGGGCCGCCAGCGACGACCCCGAGGGCGACTGGCAGGTCAACACCTCCCAACTCCTCACGGCCATCGACCACTTCATGCACCAGCCGCGCTTCGCCGGCGCCGTCGCGGGCGTCCAGGTCCCCTCGGTCGGTGAACTGCCCGTCTTCGTCCTCCACCAACTCCCCGGCACCCCCGTCGTCCCGGTGTACGTCGGCTGCGACCCGGCCGAGGACAACGCCGGGGCCGAGTTCGTGTGCCGGGAGGACGGACAGGACGGCCGGGAACGGCTTCGCCGGCCTGCCGACGACATCGACGCGGAAGACCCCCAGGGCGAGTGGGCCATCGAACTCGGCTTCGGCAACTACGTCTTCGAGGCGCATCTCGGCGACCAGGAGGTGCGGACCAAACCGGTCACCGTACGGCCGGTGTTCCGGCGCGTGCAGTTGGGGAAGCCGTCATGA
- a CDS encoding DUF2235 domain-containing protein: protein MAKNLVICLDGTGNQLRAKGNTNVVRLYEMLDLSDPARQIAYYDPGVGTFSAAGAWTPVGRRLSKLFGLALGSGIRVNLAEAYTYLMRHYEPGDHIHVFGFSRGAYTARALTGMLKAIGLLRPGLENLVPYAVSVYARNRTFTADDWAQLHRFAGTFSIRVEARTGIPVDYLGMWDSVKAAGILRWNLRWPHTRQVPGALRVRHAVSIDEKRTPYREYLVTPGEQPALPDRVEQVWFAGVHSDVGGTFEDDHRLATIALKWVVDGALAVDGKGILLKPGAYRRELTVGPAYALGTVHRMGRVWALLTYRRRRLPPHARVHASVRARVGELPDYGSRIPQTVTWADEDWLTGRG from the coding sequence ATGGCCAAGAACCTCGTCATCTGTCTGGACGGCACGGGCAACCAGCTGCGGGCGAAGGGCAACACGAACGTCGTGCGGCTCTACGAGATGCTGGACCTCTCCGACCCCGCCCGGCAGATCGCGTACTACGACCCCGGTGTCGGCACGTTCTCCGCGGCGGGCGCCTGGACGCCCGTGGGCCGCCGGCTGTCGAAGCTCTTCGGGCTCGCCCTCGGTTCCGGGATCAGGGTCAACCTCGCCGAGGCGTACACGTACCTGATGCGGCACTACGAACCGGGCGACCACATCCACGTGTTCGGCTTCAGCCGGGGCGCGTACACGGCCCGCGCGCTCACCGGCATGCTCAAGGCGATCGGCCTGCTGCGGCCCGGACTGGAGAACCTCGTCCCGTACGCCGTGTCGGTCTACGCCAGGAACAGGACCTTCACCGCCGACGACTGGGCCCAACTCCACCGGTTCGCGGGCACGTTCAGCATCAGGGTGGAGGCCCGGACCGGTATCCCGGTCGACTACCTGGGCATGTGGGACTCCGTGAAGGCGGCCGGCATCCTGCGGTGGAACCTGCGCTGGCCGCACACCCGGCAGGTGCCGGGCGCCCTCCGGGTCCGGCACGCGGTCTCCATCGACGAGAAGCGGACGCCCTACCGCGAGTACCTGGTCACGCCGGGCGAACAGCCGGCGCTGCCGGACAGGGTCGAGCAGGTGTGGTTCGCGGGAGTCCACTCGGACGTCGGCGGCACCTTCGAGGACGATCACCGGCTGGCCACCATCGCCCTCAAGTGGGTCGTGGACGGCGCCCTCGCCGTCGACGGCAAGGGGATCCTGCTGAAGCCCGGTGCGTACCGGCGCGAGCTGACGGTCGGCCCCGCGTACGCGCTGGGCACGGTGCACCGGATGGGCCGGGTCTGGGCCCTGCTGACCTACCGGCGCCGCCGGCTGCCCCCGCACGCCCGGGTGCACGCGAGCGTCCGCGCCCGCGTCGGCGAGCTGCCGGACTACGGCTCACGCATCCCGCAGACGGTCACCTGGGCCGACGAGGACTGGCTCACCGGCCGGGGGTGA
- a CDS encoding response regulator transcription factor, giving the protein MTADPPGAAGPLRVLVADDHAVVRAGLRALLEGEPGIEVIAEAGSGEEAVSLVARMLPDVALMDLRFGSPAGGIDGIEAIRRLAAEAPGVAVVMLTSYAGRADVVRALEAGARGYVLKAGPPEELFRAVRGAAAGALGLAPEIVGELVGQVVSPEQELSGREIEVVRLMAEGLSNRAIAGALFLSEATVKTHLVRVYRKLRVDNRAAAVSEAVRRGVLELT; this is encoded by the coding sequence ATGACCGCGGACCCGCCCGGCGCGGCCGGGCCGCTGCGCGTCCTGGTCGCGGACGACCACGCCGTCGTACGGGCGGGACTGCGCGCGCTCCTGGAGGGCGAACCCGGCATCGAGGTGATCGCCGAGGCGGGCAGCGGTGAGGAGGCTGTCTCCCTGGTCGCCCGGATGCTTCCCGATGTCGCGCTGATGGACCTCCGGTTCGGGAGCCCGGCAGGCGGGATCGACGGGATCGAGGCGATCCGCCGGCTCGCCGCCGAGGCGCCCGGTGTGGCGGTGGTGATGCTGACCAGCTATGCCGGACGGGCCGATGTGGTGCGGGCGTTGGAGGCGGGCGCCCGGGGCTATGTGCTCAAGGCGGGGCCGCCCGAGGAGCTGTTCCGCGCGGTGCGCGGGGCCGCCGCCGGGGCGCTGGGGCTGGCACCGGAGATCGTCGGGGAACTCGTCGGTCAAGTGGTCAGCCCGGAGCAGGAGTTGAGCGGGCGCGAGATCGAGGTCGTCCGGCTGATGGCCGAGGGGCTCAGCAACCGGGCCATCGCCGGGGCGCTGTTCCTCAGCGAGGCCACCGTCAAGACGCATCTGGTGCGCGTCTACCGCAAGCTCAGGGTCGACAACAGGGCCGCGGCGGTCTCGGAGGCCGTGCGGCGGGGTGTACTCGAACTGACCTGA
- a CDS encoding sensor histidine kinase encodes MSDRAPVRSPLTVRGRWFTLEHVSHLAFFVIVASALLQLTWLNSELCWYIATVSGLLALTYTGGVTLWGRLGAVGRAAWIPVLLALWGLLLFLVPAALTSAFVWCALPLACAAQRVLGRRSATAALALITVVLVTAQVAAGGRFMIDSVLVPVAAVWGTVALYRAQQRDAEARRRLVEELRDTRDLVARQQRRAGVLAERTRIARDLHDTLAQELAGGLMLLQAADRDWDDRPDVARTRVRAVADGLGTNLTETRRMIGDLTPAAVAETGLEGALRVLCARSQADGTAAQVRFRAVGDPQPVLDEHAATTLFRVAQSTLANVREHAHAVNVQVTLSRRQPDRVDLEVSDDGVGFDPAEVLTRTPTGPGRGFGLPAARARLREYGGDLDVSGAPGRGTRIRATVSARPRPQAAAGPVAPVPTVTAR; translated from the coding sequence GTGTCCGACCGTGCCCCCGTCCGTTCACCGCTGACGGTTCGCGGCAGGTGGTTCACCCTGGAACACGTGTCGCATCTGGCGTTCTTCGTCATCGTGGCATCCGCGCTGCTCCAACTCACCTGGCTCAACAGCGAGTTGTGCTGGTACATCGCGACCGTCAGCGGGTTGCTCGCGCTCACGTACACGGGCGGAGTGACGCTGTGGGGCCGGCTCGGAGCGGTCGGCCGGGCGGCCTGGATTCCGGTGCTGCTCGCACTGTGGGGCCTCCTGCTGTTCCTTGTGCCCGCCGCGCTGACCTCCGCCTTCGTGTGGTGCGCCCTGCCGCTCGCGTGCGCCGCGCAGCGCGTGCTCGGCCGCCGGTCCGCGACCGCGGCACTCGCCCTCATCACTGTCGTGCTCGTCACAGCACAGGTCGCGGCCGGCGGCCGGTTCATGATCGACAGCGTGCTGGTGCCCGTGGCGGCCGTCTGGGGAACCGTCGCCCTCTACCGCGCCCAGCAACGGGACGCCGAGGCGCGCCGGCGTCTCGTCGAGGAACTGCGCGACACGCGCGACCTCGTCGCCCGGCAACAGCGCCGGGCGGGTGTGCTGGCGGAGCGGACGCGCATCGCCCGCGACCTGCACGACACCCTCGCCCAGGAACTCGCCGGCGGCCTGATGCTGCTCCAGGCCGCCGACCGGGACTGGGACGACCGCCCCGACGTGGCCCGCACGCGCGTACGGGCGGTCGCCGACGGCCTGGGCACCAACCTCACCGAGACCCGCCGCATGATCGGCGACCTCACCCCGGCAGCCGTCGCCGAGACCGGCCTCGAAGGCGCGCTGCGCGTGCTGTGCGCGCGCTCCCAGGCCGACGGGACCGCCGCCCAGGTACGGTTCCGGGCGGTCGGCGACCCCCAGCCGGTCCTCGACGAACACGCCGCCACCACCCTGTTCCGCGTCGCGCAGAGCACACTGGCCAACGTCCGCGAACACGCCCACGCGGTGAACGTCCAGGTCACCCTCAGCCGGCGGCAGCCCGACCGGGTGGACCTCGAAGTCAGCGACGACGGCGTCGGATTCGACCCGGCCGAGGTCCTCACCCGTACGCCGACGGGCCCGGGCCGCGGTTTCGGACTGCCCGCGGCGCGGGCCAGGCTGCGCGAGTACGGCGGTGACCTGGACGTCAGCGGGGCACCGGGCCGGGGCACCCGGATCCGGGCCACGGTCTCCGCGCGGCCCCGGCCGCAGGCCGCAGCGGGACCCGTCGCGCCCGTCCCCACGGTGACCGCGCGATGA
- a CDS encoding ABC transporter substrate-binding protein: protein MSSFLSRRRVLATGAGAALGVGALGATGTPAAAASSTGSHSATGAEETRTLDELYQAALAEGGKLVIYAGGDVDSQGNGVRAGFAARFPGIDLKVVVDYSKYHDVRVDNQFATDTLVPDVVQLQTLHDFTRWKGQGRLLHYKPAGFSKVYKALKDPQGAWTAVAVIGFSYMYNVAAVGADAPKSPLDLIDPRWKGRIASSYPHDDDAVLYLFKLYVDHYGWDWAAGFAAQDVQFARGSHTPRLAATSGQKALGVGGGGSLVAPSTAPVRWAVAEGHPFMAWGQRAAILKQGRNTTAAKLYLNWQLSTAQQQSVTNGWSIRTDITPAGGLKPVWEYPNANLDGFPRFMADRAQVERWKQTFALYFGEVKGDPTPGSLGLHPGA from the coding sequence GTGTCCAGTTTCCTCAGCCGACGACGTGTACTCGCCACCGGAGCCGGAGCGGCGCTCGGCGTCGGCGCGCTCGGTGCCACCGGGACCCCCGCCGCCGCGGCCTCGTCCACCGGATCCCACTCGGCCACGGGCGCCGAGGAGACCCGGACGCTCGACGAGCTGTACCAGGCCGCGCTGGCCGAGGGCGGCAAGCTCGTCATCTACGCGGGCGGTGACGTCGACAGCCAGGGCAACGGCGTACGCGCGGGCTTCGCGGCCCGATTCCCGGGCATCGACCTCAAGGTCGTCGTGGACTACAGCAAGTACCACGACGTCCGCGTGGACAACCAGTTCGCGACCGACACCCTCGTCCCGGACGTCGTACAGCTCCAGACCCTCCACGACTTCACCCGCTGGAAGGGGCAGGGGCGCCTGCTGCACTACAAGCCGGCGGGCTTCTCCAAGGTGTACAAAGCGCTCAAGGACCCGCAGGGCGCCTGGACCGCCGTCGCGGTGATCGGCTTCAGCTACATGTACAACGTCGCGGCGGTCGGCGCGGACGCCCCGAAGTCCCCGCTCGACCTGATCGACCCGAGGTGGAAGGGCCGGATCGCGTCGTCCTACCCGCACGACGACGACGCCGTCCTCTACCTCTTCAAGCTGTACGTCGACCACTACGGCTGGGACTGGGCCGCCGGGTTCGCCGCCCAGGACGTCCAGTTCGCCCGTGGCAGTCACACTCCCAGGCTGGCCGCCACGAGCGGGCAGAAGGCGCTCGGTGTCGGCGGTGGTGGCTCGCTCGTGGCGCCGTCCACGGCACCCGTCCGGTGGGCCGTCGCCGAGGGGCACCCGTTCATGGCCTGGGGTCAGCGGGCCGCGATTCTCAAGCAGGGCCGGAACACCACGGCCGCCAAGCTCTACCTCAACTGGCAGCTTTCCACCGCCCAGCAGCAGAGCGTCACCAACGGCTGGTCGATACGGACGGACATCACCCCCGCCGGTGGCCTGAAGCCCGTCTGGGAGTACCCGAACGCGAACCTCGACGGCTTCCCGCGGTTCATGGCCGACCGGGCGCAGGTCGAGCGGTGGAAGCAGACGTTCGCGCTGTACTTCGGTGAGGTGAAGGGGGATCCGACCCCCGGCTCACTGGGGCTGCACCCCGGCGCGTAG
- a CDS encoding alpha-hydroxy-acid oxidizing protein, with amino-acid sequence MAFADYQNEIYLNGLGGVLPAFPMEFAELADRARSALPPSVWSYVAGGAGDGHTQRANVAAFTRWGLIPRMFVGAAQRDLTVELFGTTLPSPVFLAPIGVIGLCAQDGHGDLATARAAARTGVPMVASTLSVDPLEDVAGELGDTPGFFQLYTPTDRSIAESLVHRAGRAGYRGIVVTLDTWITGWRPRDLATANFPQLRGHCLANYTSDPAFRAALGRSPEEDPQAAILHWTQIFGNPLTWADLDWLRSLTDLPLIVKGICHPEDARRARDAGVDGIYCSNHGGRQANGGLPALDVLPAVVEAAGELPVLFDSGVRGGADIVKALALGATAVGIGRPYAYGCALGGTDGIVHVLRALLAEADLIMAVDGYPSLKDLVPTALQAV; translated from the coding sequence ATGGCGTTCGCCGACTACCAGAACGAGATCTACCTGAACGGGCTGGGCGGTGTCCTGCCCGCCTTCCCCATGGAGTTCGCCGAACTGGCGGACCGGGCCCGGTCCGCGCTGCCCCCGTCCGTCTGGTCCTACGTCGCCGGGGGCGCCGGCGACGGGCACACCCAGCGGGCCAACGTCGCCGCCTTCACCCGCTGGGGCCTGATCCCGCGCATGTTCGTCGGAGCCGCCCAACGCGACCTGACCGTCGAACTGTTCGGCACGACACTCCCGTCGCCGGTGTTCCTCGCCCCGATCGGTGTCATCGGACTGTGCGCCCAGGACGGGCACGGCGACCTGGCGACGGCCCGCGCCGCCGCCCGAACCGGAGTCCCGATGGTCGCCTCCACACTGTCCGTCGACCCGCTGGAGGACGTGGCCGGCGAACTCGGCGACACCCCCGGCTTCTTCCAGCTCTACACCCCGACCGACCGGAGCATCGCCGAGAGCCTCGTCCACCGGGCCGGGCGGGCCGGGTACCGGGGCATCGTCGTCACCCTCGACACCTGGATCACCGGCTGGCGCCCGAGGGACCTCGCGACCGCCAACTTCCCCCAGCTGCGCGGCCACTGCCTCGCCAACTACACGAGCGACCCGGCCTTCCGGGCAGCGCTCGGCCGCTCGCCCGAGGAGGATCCGCAGGCCGCGATCCTCCACTGGACCCAGATCTTCGGCAACCCGCTCACCTGGGCCGACCTGGACTGGCTGCGCTCGCTGACCGACCTCCCCCTGATCGTCAAGGGCATCTGCCACCCCGAGGACGCGCGCCGGGCCCGCGACGCGGGAGTGGACGGCATCTACTGCTCCAACCACGGCGGCCGGCAGGCCAACGGCGGCCTCCCCGCCCTCGACGTCCTGCCCGCCGTCGTCGAGGCCGCGGGCGAACTGCCTGTGCTCTTCGACTCCGGCGTCCGCGGCGGCGCCGACATCGTCAAGGCCCTCGCCCTGGGCGCGACAGCGGTCGGTATCGGCCGCCCGTACGCCTACGGCTGCGCCCTCGGCGGCACCGACGGCATCGTCCACGTCCTGCGTGCCCTGCTCGCCGAGGCCGACTTGATCATGGCCGTGGACGGATACCCGTCCCTGAAGGACCTCGTGCCCACCGCACTCCAGGCCGTCTGA
- a CDS encoding TetR/AcrR family transcriptional regulator, translating to MAASDRRAELLEAAIRVMARDGVAKATTRAVVTEADMTLGAFHYCFESRAQLLELVTETLTERYVAEVRGLFAPHKDIRDSVLDSLHAFWKGFEANPGEHQISYELTQYALRNPGFEDVAGKQYEIFLRAFVGLLELAADNAGIEWTEPVPVLARYVHSTIDGLNMTWLVDRNTADSRAALELLADHLLLHARPRTA from the coding sequence ATGGCGGCGAGCGACCGGAGAGCGGAGCTCCTTGAAGCGGCGATCCGGGTCATGGCACGCGACGGCGTAGCCAAGGCCACCACCCGCGCGGTGGTCACCGAGGCGGACATGACCCTCGGGGCCTTCCACTACTGCTTCGAGTCCAGGGCGCAACTGCTCGAACTCGTCACCGAGACCCTCACCGAGCGGTACGTCGCCGAGGTCCGCGGCCTGTTCGCGCCGCACAAGGACATCCGCGACAGCGTCCTCGACAGCCTGCACGCGTTCTGGAAGGGCTTCGAGGCCAACCCCGGCGAGCACCAGATCAGTTACGAACTCACCCAGTACGCGCTGCGCAACCCCGGTTTCGAGGACGTCGCCGGGAAGCAGTACGAGATCTTCCTGCGCGCCTTCGTCGGCCTGCTCGAACTCGCCGCCGACAACGCCGGGATCGAGTGGACCGAACCCGTGCCGGTGCTCGCGCGGTACGTCCATTCGACGATCGACGGCCTCAACATGACCTGGCTCGTCGACCGCAACACCGCCGACAGCCGGGCGGCGCTGGAACTGCTCGCCGACCACCTCCTCCTGCACGCCCGGCCACGAACCGCCTGA
- a CDS encoding SMP-30/gluconolactonase/LRE family protein, which produces MRPRTTVVLDGFGVLESLRWHDDALWFCDLAHGTVHRWDTRGEPETVLEVPGRAGGLGWLPDGRMLVVSMDGHRVYRREPDGSLVVHADLKDVAGGPVNDMFVDRLGRAYVGNFGFDYHGFVRRKPNSMLYVPPGPPGTPLACLSPEGELLGLSEPLVFPNGLFLLDEEQRTDEGPTLLVAETLAMRLTALPVLPDGRLGPPRPWAPLIPSALWRSLNHPGLLGRVTRRVSALLDHPAIAARSASPIAPDGIAPGRDGTAWVANALRGECVRVGPGGAVLERVSTSQQTLSCLVAGPEGNTLYAATTPTDDPERAAGLGGSRLEAYVLPS; this is translated from the coding sequence GTGCGACCGAGGACCACAGTCGTCCTGGACGGATTCGGCGTACTGGAGTCGTTGCGCTGGCACGACGACGCCCTGTGGTTCTGCGACCTCGCCCACGGGACGGTGCACCGCTGGGACACCCGGGGAGAGCCGGAGACAGTGCTGGAGGTCCCCGGCCGGGCCGGAGGGCTCGGCTGGCTGCCCGACGGACGGATGCTGGTCGTCTCGATGGACGGGCACCGTGTGTACCGGCGGGAGCCGGACGGCTCCCTGGTCGTGCACGCCGACCTCAAGGACGTCGCCGGGGGTCCCGTCAACGACATGTTCGTCGACCGGCTGGGCCGCGCCTACGTGGGCAACTTCGGCTTCGACTACCACGGCTTCGTGCGCCGCAAGCCCAACTCGATGCTCTATGTCCCGCCGGGACCGCCCGGGACACCTCTCGCCTGTCTCTCCCCCGAGGGTGAACTGCTCGGTCTGAGCGAGCCGTTGGTGTTCCCGAACGGCCTGTTCCTGCTCGACGAGGAGCAGCGTACGGACGAGGGACCCACCCTGCTGGTCGCCGAGACCCTGGCGATGCGCCTCACCGCCCTACCCGTACTGCCCGACGGGCGCCTCGGCCCACCCCGGCCCTGGGCTCCACTGATCCCGTCCGCCCTGTGGCGGTCCCTCAACCACCCCGGGCTGTTGGGCCGTGTCACCCGGCGCGTCTCCGCCCTCCTCGACCACCCGGCGATCGCGGCCCGCTCCGCCAGTCCCATCGCCCCCGACGGCATCGCACCGGGGCGCGACGGCACGGCGTGGGTCGCCAACGCGCTGCGCGGCGAGTGCGTCCGGGTCGGGCCCGGCGGCGCGGTCCTGGAGCGCGTCTCCACCAGCCAGCAGACCCTGAGCTGCCTGGTCGCGGGCCCCGAGGGCAACACCCTGTACGCGGCCACCACACCGACCGACGACCCGGAGCGCGCGGCCGGTCTGGGCGGGTCACGGCTGGAGGCGTACGTACTGCCATCCTGA
- a CDS encoding SDR family NAD(P)-dependent oxidoreductase has protein sequence MSVVLITGAASGIGAATAREAVRRGHRVALADIDLAGATLIAGELGATARAFQLDIRDEAAWEVTLDSVADQLGPVDVLVNNAGIIHTGYARQLSPAEHRHMVEVNLLGPINGMLAALSRMRTRGHGHIVTVCSMSSFLPLPGYTTYGATKHGLRAFHHSVAIEEREGPVTFSIIHPPGTRTPMLEQEMADPSAVITFAEKPLSPEKVAAVIVDAIRRKPVEIVHPAIGGRVQRVAGVFPRLMRFVIPKVAAMAKRRSTGLVPAPAAVPEQGDTSR, from the coding sequence GTGAGCGTCGTCCTGATCACAGGCGCCGCGAGCGGCATCGGCGCGGCGACCGCGCGCGAGGCGGTGCGCCGGGGCCACCGGGTCGCCCTCGCCGACATCGACCTGGCCGGGGCCACCCTGATCGCCGGCGAACTGGGCGCCACGGCCCGCGCGTTCCAGCTGGACATCCGCGACGAGGCAGCGTGGGAAGTGACGTTGGACTCCGTGGCGGACCAACTCGGCCCGGTCGACGTGCTGGTGAACAACGCGGGGATCATCCACACCGGGTACGCACGCCAGTTGTCGCCGGCCGAGCACCGGCACATGGTGGAGGTGAACCTGCTCGGTCCGATCAACGGCATGCTCGCCGCCCTGTCCCGGATGCGCACCCGGGGCCACGGGCACATCGTCACCGTGTGCAGCATGAGCTCGTTCCTGCCCCTGCCCGGCTACACCACCTACGGCGCGACCAAGCACGGACTGCGCGCCTTCCACCACAGTGTGGCCATCGAGGAACGCGAAGGGCCCGTGACCTTCAGCATCATCCATCCGCCCGGCACCCGCACCCCCATGCTGGAGCAGGAGATGGCCGATCCCAGCGCGGTGATCACCTTCGCCGAGAAGCCGCTCAGCCCCGAGAAGGTCGCCGCGGTGATCGTCGACGCCATCAGACGCAAGCCGGTCGAAATCGTCCACCCCGCCATCGGCGGACGCGTACAGCGGGTCGCCGGTGTGTTCCCCCGGCTGATGCGCTTCGTGATCCCCAAGGTGGCAGCCATGGCCAAGCGCCGCAGCACGGGCCTCGTCCCGGCACCCGCGGCGGTACCCGAGCAAGGAGACACCAGCCGATGA
- a CDS encoding amino acid deaminase/aldolase — MTVNTTTPRATSAPATESHFDSLRAATAGLEPPFGVIDLDAFDANARDLERRAGGKPIRLASKSLRSRALIRRALDRPGFDGILGFTLPEALWLAEEFDDIVVGYPTTDRTALRRLAADARLASRITLMVDCVEHLDLVDAATGPRETRIQVCLELDAALRLAGGRLHLGPRRSPVYTPQEAEAFAREVASRPGFELTGIMGYEGQVAGLGDNQPGNAIKRAVVRAMQRSSVEELSHRREAAVAAVRAVTPLRFVNGGGTGSLETTTREDSVTELAAGSGLYGPGLFDFYRAFRPVPAAYFVLPVVRRPSSSVATLLGGGWVASGPLGKDRLPTLAWPPGLRVTATESFGEVQTPLVGRAASVLGIGDRVWLRHAKAGELCERIGDLHLVSDGAVVDTVPTYRGEGHHFL, encoded by the coding sequence ATGACCGTCAACACCACCACCCCCAGAGCCACTTCGGCTCCCGCGACCGAGAGCCATTTCGACAGCCTGCGGGCGGCCACCGCCGGGCTGGAACCCCCCTTCGGCGTCATCGACCTGGACGCCTTCGACGCCAACGCCCGCGACCTGGAACGCCGTGCCGGCGGCAAGCCGATCCGGCTGGCCAGCAAGTCGCTGCGCTCCCGCGCCCTCATCCGGCGCGCCCTGGACCGCCCGGGATTCGACGGCATCCTCGGCTTCACCCTGCCCGAAGCCCTGTGGCTGGCCGAGGAGTTCGACGACATCGTCGTCGGCTACCCGACCACCGACCGTACGGCGCTGCGCCGGCTGGCCGCCGACGCACGGCTCGCGTCCCGGATCACCCTGATGGTGGACTGCGTCGAGCATCTCGACCTGGTCGACGCCGCCACCGGGCCCCGCGAGACCCGTATCCAGGTCTGTCTGGAACTGGACGCGGCACTGCGCCTCGCGGGCGGCCGGCTCCATCTGGGGCCGCGCAGGTCACCGGTGTACACCCCGCAGGAGGCGGAGGCCTTCGCGCGCGAGGTCGCGTCCCGTCCGGGCTTCGAGCTGACGGGCATCATGGGGTACGAGGGTCAGGTCGCCGGTCTGGGCGACAACCAGCCCGGCAACGCCATCAAGCGGGCCGTGGTGCGGGCGATGCAGCGTTCCTCCGTCGAGGAGTTGAGCCACCGCCGGGAAGCCGCGGTCGCGGCCGTACGGGCCGTGACACCGCTGCGGTTCGTCAACGGCGGCGGCACGGGCAGCCTGGAGACCACGACCCGCGAGGACTCCGTCACCGAACTCGCGGCGGGCTCCGGCCTGTACGGCCCGGGGCTGTTCGACTTCTACCGCGCCTTCCGTCCCGTCCCGGCCGCGTACTTCGTGCTCCCCGTCGTACGCCGTCCCTCGTCGTCGGTCGCCACGCTCCTGGGCGGCGGCTGGGTGGCGTCCGGGCCGCTCGGCAAGGACCGGCTGCCCACGCTGGCCTGGCCTCCCGGGCTGCGCGTCACCGCCACCGAGTCCTTCGGTGAGGTGCAGACCCCGCTGGTGGGCAGGGCAGCGAGCGTGCTGGGCATCGGGGACCGGGTGTGGCTGCGGCACGCCAAGGCCGGTGAGCTGTGCGAGCGCATCGGTGATCTGCACCTGGTCAGCGACGGCGCGGTGGTCGACACCGTGCCCACCTACCGCGGTGAGGGCCACCACTTCCTGTGA